In the genome of Sardina pilchardus chromosome 17, fSarPil1.1, whole genome shotgun sequence, the window TGGGCATATAACTGCTGCCAATCTACGGCGCTCGGGAGGGGACATGGTGAcaaaatatagcctacaggtgcatgtaaaaaaaatactaaaaatataaaaatcaaATTCCATAATTTATTTTTGcgtaatttatttcaaaaagtgaaacttgAGTATATTCTAGATTCACCACAAATAAagtgaaatatttaaaaaattaGAATTAGAATAATTAGAATAATAATTCAAAATGTTAGAAAAAACAATAGCACAGAATGTCAGTCTCCTGAGCTTTTTATCGCTCAGTCTGgttcagtacacacaaacacaatcatgaTTGAACCGATATAATTTAAACCCGTTGTTTTTCCTCATAGTTATGGAAGATGCGAGTAGAGGTGGGACCTATGTTGGAATTGAACCCATGGGCCTCCTTTGGAGCTTGCGGCCCGTTCCAGGTAGCAGAGACGGACTCAGGTGGTGTAACCATCAGCCAGAATAAAGTCTGCAAGGTATCCTTTGATTAGGTCAGTCATAATGTCtctctgtgatttttttttaggttGCGAAAGAGAGACGTCTTGTCACCGATGGTGGTGAACATATCTGTGCACAAAGGTCACATGACCCAGGGGTTCTCCGAAAAGGACGCCTTGGCCACGGTTGTCACGGAGAGATGGTACCTGGCACCAGGTGTGCAGCGCGTGGACATCAGGGAGCAAGGAGTTACAGGCACTCTCTTCATACCACCAGgtacaacaccccccccccttaaacacacacacacacacacacacacacacgcatgcaaacaattttttttaatgcaaacCATTTTGCAAACCATGCTTGTTCATATGCTTGTGGCTAGCATGATTGACTGCTCATTTAGAAGGAGTGAGACTGTTCATTTTTAACAAATTTACACATACTAAAAATGTCATTATTTTATATGCAACTGGTGAAAACATGATCTGTTGCATCCAGGTCATTGCACATATGAGAGTCTACACAGTTTAAAGAGTGTttgggccccagctgtggcgcaactggctggtacgctggcgacccaggttcaattcccgccccgtggtcttTTCCAGACcccaccctgactctctctcccactcacttcctgtcgctctctactgtcctgtctcattaaaggcataaaaagcccccccaAACAAAATATACTTGAAGGAGTGCTTGTGTTGGTTTTGTCCAGCATGGTTTTGCATGTGCATActtcataggtgtgtgtgtgtgtgtgtgtgtatgtgtgtgtgtgtgtgcaggtccagGGCCCTTCCCTGCAGTGCTGGAcatgtggggagggggaggaggtctGGTGGAGTACCGGGCGGCCCTCCTGGCGTCAAATGGCTTCGTTTCCATGGCGCTGGAATTCCTTCCTGCGTTCGAACAGCGAGAGGTTGACGTTGATACCGCATACTTTGaggtgtgtttgtaagtgaATCTCTTTTGTCTTCTGTCAAGTCGAAAAAGTTTAACCTGTAACCTTTCACCCAAATTCtcatcatcatgtgtgtgtgtgtgtgtgtgtgtgtgtgttatagacaGCGTATAAGGTCCTGCAGACCCATCCTCAGGTGTGTCCAGATAGAGTAGCTGTGCTTGGTCTGTCCTTTGGGACCTCTGTCACACTCACAATGGCAGCGTACTCTAAAGTCGCACAGGTGAGTCTCTGTATTTCTTTCCGTCTGCCTGTCTTCCTTTTTGTCTATCTGTGTCTCTTGCTCAAACATAATCTGTTTCTGACACCTTGTCCTTACCGGACACGATGCGAGAGGGAAAATTAGCAAtaaaataatactaataatactaaaaaataataaaatccGTTTAATTACATTGTTTCAATTGGAGTCTCCTGACTGAAGTGACGTGAGCAGCGCGATGCAATGCAACGTTTTTTAGAGAATTTTTATCGGACGccctgtttctattttctttttgtcgcttgctttgctctgctattttgaatgagaaatatggaagcCTGTGACGCAATAGaagggcatatttaacggattcagtgtagacagacaacattgacaGTCGCTCGTTTAGATCTGGTTAATACAAGGTGTTCACAATGGCAGCGTACTCTAAAACCGCTCACTGAGTCTCACTGGctgtctctcttgcttgctcAAACACAccatctgtctcacacacaacattcaATTGTATATCCATTTTCTCAAACATTCCCCAAATGAATACAGGCACATCTTTCTAGTCTGGTCCTTCTGATCtggtctttctgtctgtctgtctgtctgtctctctctctctctctctctctctctctctctctctctctctctctctctctctcttttcagacacacatgcacacacttagaTAAAAATAGATTCACAGAACAATCCATCGCAACCAAACGTGGGATTCTAAGGAAAGAAATGTAGTACAATTTTCTGTCAAATAAACCTAGAGCCCATCATTTTGCTACCTCAAACCTTCTATGCAGTAATTTTCACTCTCTCGCTTTCAGCCCCGGTGTTGCGTGTGCATTAGTGGAAGCCATGTTCACCCTGTTAACAAGTCTTTGTTTGAGGCCTTCCAGTACATCATGAAGTGAGTATTGAGTACTGGGAGGAGTAGCGCATGTCTTTGCAAACGTTTGCCTATGTTTGCAAACGCACCTCCTCAGTCTGTCATAGCATGCCAGCATTTCATTATGCTGCCTCTTCTTTGGTAAACAAGCATAGACAAGTAAAAATGCATAATGTGAGTTCACTTTAGTGTGATTATTATTATGGGATGTCTAAAAaggaatatgtgtatatgtgtctgcaGGAAAATGGCAAAGGCACGTATTGATGAGAACAATCATGTGATCTGGAGAGATGTCATCCTACCCATTCCTACTGAGCCAGACCTTAAAGTGGATGTAAGTGCGCGTGCGTTcatgagaaagagacaaagaatgTGTTCTTATTTCAGTACCTCCACCTTATATTTTTGGTGGGCATacttgacattgtgtgtgtgtgtgtgtgtgtgtgtgtgtgtgtgtgcgtgcacgcaggTGGGCCGGATAAATTGTCCTCTTCTGATTGTGATTGGTCAGGATGATCAGAACTGGGCTACGGTGGAATCCACTGAGGACGTGAGTTAGCCTGCTACTAACTGAGATCAATTAAAtattattacctccaccaaggaggatatgttttcatcggggaccagcatttgtttgtctgtctgtctgtctgtctgtttgttagcaagataactcaaaaagtaatggatggatttcgatgaaaatggtgtaatggcatggtatggccacatgggTGGCATTCTGAATAGTTTACGTTTAAATGTATGACAagctaggaagaacaatacaggcggaggtctgtgcttttctagttctaactaagattaattcattattctctttctgtaagtcactttggataaagtgTTTGCTAAATTAATAATGTAAATatcaatctctcactctcaatctTGAACATTAATTAAAGCGTAACTCTCACTAAAATGCAACCTAGAGTGAATGTACTTTTGTTTACAAGCATAATTACGTCAGAAGTGCCACTTTTAATATTGACCGCATTGTCGTTTTCGGGTCAAATAGCCTATTGAATGGGAGTGCTAGGGGCACTACTATTTTGCTGCATGATTTCATCAAAATTGCTATAAAACACTAAGAAAATGACGACTTTTAAAATGTCAaaagtggaactgtaattgtgCTTTTAAATGAAAGTTTGACTTGTGCACATTCACAAAAAGACCCAAGGTTGCATTTAGGCAAGAGTTATGCTTTAAACTATATGATCACCTGTGTTAtttgttgtattgtttgtgtgtgtgtgtgtgtgtacacagatagagcagaTGATGGAGCGGGCGGGGAATCGCCACCTCCTGACGGTGTTGTCATATCCAGGCGCAGGTCACCTGATTGAGCCGCCATACACACCTCACATCCGCTACAGCAATTTCGTCACACAATTCAAGAGGATGAAAAGtaagtctacacacacacacacacacacacacacacacacacacctcacatctgCTACAGCAACTTCACACGCAACACAACAGGGAAAAGGGTTGTGagttcgtacacacacacacacacacacacacacatacacccattcACAAGTCATGTATGCTTCAATAATTTCAGACAAAGCTGGGGAGCTCATACCACGCGCGCCTCctaaatgatgttttctaaacaaagttcgggagcGGGAGGAGCCCTTAGTGATGATTGACACCAATTAACTCACCGCGCCTCCCGCTCCAAGAGTATTTAAGCCGGCCTTCTTTTCTATTATGCCACACGCCCCGGCGTTCGCAAAagtcatccctcctcctccccctactcctccatttcactgatagcccagttACTCATCCTCCTTTACTCAGGGGGTGCAAGCGGCCATCGCTCTAACGCGATCTCCGCTccaggcattccaggaccacggtcagctacctagccaaacatgctgttaacgttacacccaagcacaacaaatcatactgatgggcgaactagtgaatatgttacttgtattgtagtgctgatgcactgcacacacacacacacacacacacccttcctaaTCTGTCTGTTGATTGCAGTGCTGATGCTGTGGGGGGGTCAGACGAAGCCTCATGCACACGCCCAGGAGGACTCATGGGAGAagatcctcctcttcctccagaaACACCTTTACCAGGACTCACCACCAGCAGCCAAACTCtgatactacacacacagagacataacacacacacctcatagcagaagaaatttagctaaatcaatgtataagccacggctaatagtcgggaaatacggtactgttttttttgtttgtttgtttaaatacGCGGCCTGATGTCCTGCTTGTGTCCACTATGTGGACTATGATAATGGACAAGAGCGCCAACAATAGAAGCGTCTCCATTCAACCTCCAGTGTGCTGTGTAAAGTGCCTTAAAACACACCACCTGTTGTTCACTGGGACCTCTGGCCTCTAATTCTCATTCCCCCTACCCCTCCTTTTATACCTTGGGTATATTAGAATATGAAATCCTGATTTGAAACACTTAAAATTTGCATAAAGATTGACAAATATGTATTGATATCTGGTGTATATGTGTCATTGATATATGTATTGATATTTGGAAATTCATCTTGCACCCTACAGCTCGTCGGATAGACAGACAACAACAGGACCGCTACAGTAAATCGTCCCATAActccacacaaaaacaatacacaacacCAAGTATCTCTACATTATATAATGCACATAAAAACTCAGTTTGCTAGAGGTGGGTGGATTAAGTCTGAATTTGCATAAAGTGTAGTATGATTATTGTGCTCCTAGTGGTTTCTGTCAACGCTGCCTTGACAACCTCACATTTAGATTCCACAGCtgttccatcaacctcgctaaagaaggcggcgctcaacagaaatagcctggcttgaactagtctAGACTTTCACTGGAGGCTGAAGCCGTTCCATtgactcaagttagctgcattttgcccttgtttaTTCAAATGAGGCTTAAaacagcttcatgtctgctcgtgcacgaggtagaaaagtaggcC includes:
- the LOC134061750 gene encoding peroxisomal succinyl-coenzyme A thioesterase-like, coding for MIFRNYCTLAQKTARVFVSHKHQLPIQIWRSLRRPSSSMAVCPVLSVRPTRALVDEKFQIVVRNLHPKQEVTLHSLHQSEDKDYWEAFGHYTSNENGTVTVMEDASRGGTYVGIEPMGLLWSLRPVPGSRDGLRLRKRDVLSPMVVNISVHKGHMTQGFSEKDALATVVTERWYLAPGVQRVDIREQGVTGTLFIPPGPGPFPAVLDMWGGGGGLVEYRAALLASNGFVSMALEFLPAFEQREVDVDTAYFETAYKVLQTHPQVCPDRVAVLGLSFGTSVTLTMAAYSKVAQPRCCVCISGSHVHPVNKSLFEAFQYIMKKMAKARIDENNHVIWRDVILPIPTEPDLKVDVGRINCPLLIVIGQDDQNWATVESTEDIEQMMERAGNRHLLTVLSYPGAGHLIEPPYTPHIRYSNFVTQFKRMKMLMLWGGQTKPHAHAQEDSWEKILLFLQKHLYQDSPPAAKL